A segment of the Nymphalis io chromosome 7, ilAglIoxx1.1, whole genome shotgun sequence genome:
ttattgcttataaaaatagttttttgcgAAGGCTGGTTTTTTACAAAGACTGTTTCGTAAATggatataaaagatataaagtGATCGTTTTTATCGCATTTTGTGTTGCTTTCACCTTAAAAATCGACGGTTTTTTgataacatttcatacaaatttttgaaacattatttggtcatttgttataaaagtgtgtacataatataaatgtattgacGTATATAAAACATCCTTACttgtataataacaataatacatttaaattattatgatataaagtcctccaggccgatttcggtcacagcggctaatctcaagagagattagccaactgcgcgaaacatattatagtgcatgaGTGTgtccgcaaacacaggtgcactctctattctctagctctcataatccgatgggacggcaattcgacacgaccgaaaagagttcagtcgcaggaccaacggctttacgtgttttccgaggcacaggaatgtatacactttcaacttccagaccccgggctgctactgtgaattttctgacagaaaaacccaataacttttttattggcccgacctgggaattgaacccaggagctCTGGgccagcggccttatatctagccactagacgaggcagtcaattgatattatgttgatattatgatatagtaaaaatactatattcacTTTTAATTCACAATGGCTATATTATAGAcagaaaactattaaaaaatatgcaataaactgttaaaacatttcaattatatattcttacGTGGGGTGAAATCAAATGCCAGTGAGTACGGCTCATCTCGTCTTATCAGACAGAACCCTGGAGCATCTGGACAGGGATCCAATTTCATACTGTGTATGTTGCATTTGTTTagattaactaaaaaatataaaaataatcgaatTAAATTGATTCTtacaaaaatagtaattaatatgttaattttttttgttgttataaaagctcttatatattttcgataaaaacACAATGTATTCCGTAAATACATAATGTTCTAATGTACGGGATTCGATACTAAAAACCAAAAGAGTCCATACTCGGGTAGCTTACTACTATTGTAGAGTTCCAGTATCCACCTCTATCACCAGAACATCTCGAtggtaacaaattattatatttcatggtttttttttatagtattggtaggcggacgagcagcGAGTGGCCCATTGGCCACTTggtggtaagaggtcaccaacgcccatagacattggcactgttagacatgttaaccatcgcttacgtcgtcaatgcgcgaccaaccttgggaactgagatgttatgtcccttgtgcctgtatttacactggctcattcatccttTTAACCGGACTGCCTTGAAGCAGCGTGCTCTTATGAGCTCGAGCTTTCTTTTTTAAAGAGCACTTTATTAGTCCAGTAGTTTTTATGAAAAGatccatatttattataatagggAATCAACCCTCCAGCAAAACCATGCCCAGATTTGTTGTCAGACTGACTATAAAATTTTTCCAAATCATTTTCATAAGCATGACGACTCCAAGTTTGTAAGAACAACTGAATTATGACATATGAATTACACGTACTTGTTAAGCTTAAAATCGATTCGACGCTTAGGAGTGAGAGTCCCTAGGTTTGAGGTTGACGTTGTTacctaaatacaaattaagctagtacaaaacattttaatacataccGTCCTTACAAAACTTTCTATTAACATATTCACAATTAACGCAAATATAAAAAGCGAAAAATATGACTAATCGCACGTCCATTGTCTTtagaaaacaattaataaatggaACAGTTGTCCGACCGTTTTGACACGAATAAGTCTcgttaatgatattattatattagaatttatattacagATAAGAGTTCATGTTGTTGTGAGTTGAAATATGATTCCACCAGATGGCTCTTcggataaaaaatgttttcattatgatgataatgactgcctcgttggtctagataTATTTCAGGTCAGGTGGATATTTTCATGTCTTCCTGTTCAATTTCGTTCGCAGTGGCCAATCTCAATAATGACTAGTTTTACCATTATgtatggtggtagagctttgtgcaagctcgtctgggtaccacccactcatcagatattctaacgcaaaatagggtgagtgagctagtgtaattacaggcacaagggacataacatcttagttcccaaggttggcggcgcattggcgatgtaagcgatggttaacatttcttacaataccaatgtctatgggtgttggtaaccacttatcatcaggtggcccatatgctcgtccgcattcttattctataaaaaaaacaccgtAAATTCTCTCACTGCTGGGACTTGTACGACTGCTCAAGATCCTGCGTTAGCTTTGATCAGGTAAAACCTGACACATATATTTCCTACCGTACCATtacttatataagtatattagttatttagttatttcttacaatactataatcgtctatgggcgttggtgactacttaccatcaggtggctcatttgctcgtctgcccacctgtactataaaaataaatatagttatcatAAGTTTTTGTTATGTTATCTTATGTTGtacagattgtttttttttttttttttttttatatcgccgggagggcaaatgactctactccacctgatggtaagtggtagtagagtccaaacgcgacgacggccagtacagacgggaaaaacgttctgcactagccgccttcgccttgccggcccgcaagatgcctcttcacgcctcgtttgaaggaacccgggttgtaagaggaggggaatacgtgagctggtaaggaattccattttttggaagtgcgacaaagaaaggagttgccaaatttctttgttcgcgatggaattgatgtcacagttaggcggtgacatcgagaaccagcccgcgtggacttaagaaggaagggggaagcaggaattagagagaataattcctcagagcactcgccgtgatacagtcgatagaaagcgctcagtgctgctatctcacgacgcaattgtaaaggttcaagggtgtttgtgacctttacgtcgccaataatgcgtacggcacgtcgctgcaaccggtccaaggcctcaagtaggtacttagcggagccatcccaaaggtgcgagcaatattccacgcaagaccgtacctgtgttttgtacagcaggcacagttgttgtggcgtgaaaaagcgccgcaccttgttcagaactccgagtttccgtgaagctgtttttataacagcctcgatgtaatcccttggactaaggtcgcagcgaacgtcaatccccagcatggcgattttgctttgcatcaccagcggagtaccacagagggagggaagaggggaaaatgttgactttttcgccgtgagagcgcatacctgtgttttcttggcattaaactcaacaagattatcagagccccatttggcgatgagatctaacgtcctatcgagttcaatgacaagattctcccgcctctcctcagtttccgcccgcccagccactgcgcgtccgtggtatccaccatgcactgtactatcatctgcatagcaatgtatgttcccaagggagagcatatcattgatatgcaaaagaaagagtgtgggagatagcacagatccctgggggaccccagcattcactacatagaattgtgaagcgcaaccatctactaaaacacgaaggctacgcttgtgtaggaagctggcaatccaggtgcatagctgagcaggcagaccatatgccggtagcttggagagaagacttctgtgccagaccctgtcgaaagccttggagatatcgaggctgacagccaacgattctccatgcttgtcgatagcttcaccccagaggtgtgttacgtacgctagaagatcacctgtggaccgttttggtcgaaaaccgtactgacgatcattaattagacagtgatcttctaggtaatggatcagttggttgtttaaaatccgtttgTTTGTTGGATGAACCAACCGGCATTGGACCtgtgtggtggaatatgctccaaactttctcctcaaaatgaaaAAAGTCTTTAGCCCAGCGGTTGTACCTTTACAGTCTGTTACTCTACAACTATGAGTCAGTTTggttcatacattttttaattctaaaattcAGGAGTGTTTATTTGTCACCGCAGTTGCGATTTaacggggaaatgctgctagcccTCTTGCCACCGTTCCACGCGGTCTACGCGGAGTTacacagtagctatttttatttcgatttgtttatacttatatataataagttcttaatgttaataattcttatgtaaatttgTTTAAGGTGAAATATCAATggttaatattcataaattcaaatgttttcctaataaaaacatttactaatattataaatgtaataacgcttttacgtcttaactaatcaaccgatcatcattaaattttgtatacaaagAGTAATTACTAGTTTCTTTTCGGTTTCTTCTCTGTTGAATATACGAAACTGGCGGTAGCTTCACATTTAACATGCTCTTTATAATGACTATTTAAAAATCCTTATAAAACCCTACTTGAATTAAAAagcagttttgtttttaatcaagTCGTTTAGAAATCTATCATATAATGattaagtaaataaagataatctattataatatatataaacgtttattttaataaacacaatatttatttcaacgcAGTCATTATTTTCTAAGTTCTATTTTTGTAACGAAACAGCACAACTCCTTTTCATTGTCTGGGTTCCATAGCTTCCATTTAATGTCAAAAATACCCTGGAAAAAcgataaaatacttaatttaacataagctttacaacaaattataaaaaatatacattgtgGTAGggcttatatatattcatattctaccgccaagcagtattacttagtattgttgtgttcctgtttgaaagATGAGCCTACAGGCGAAAGGCACTTTCGCACTTTTTTCTTCATGCACAAGCAAGCACCATTGATTTTTATCTCttgttcagtgatgaagaaaaacatcgtgaggtaaccaaATGGGCCAGAGAAAATTCTGATCACATGTGAGGATCCACCACATTAATTTGTTCGCCCATAAATACTAAATGCGTTGAAACTCGCCCTTCATACCTGAATATATCGATACAAAGTATTACTATGTTGCCATAGAATATTTACTAAATGGGTAGTGTCCACCTAGAactgtacaaagccctaccaccggtagTCATTATCATATCTACTGTTATTAGGCAttgataaaatacatatgtaagcGTACATTTGGTAGTTTCTTCCCCAATACTAGACCGTAATTCAGTTGATTTTCCTTCTCGGCCTCCAGCGGACAGGTGGTGAAATTACAAGCGTTCGCCCTCTCAAGGTCCGGGAACGAGACGTCTCCAGTGTCACTTGCCCAAAACAGACCAGTCAACATCTTGTCGCTCGAAAATTCTgcggataaaataaaataaagaatataaagtaatataatatttttatcgatttGAGTTGCCTGTTAGTAAAAGTAGCCTGCTTAAAGTAAGTCAAAAGCGTTCTGAGTAGTGAGTAGTTCTAAAACTCCAATGAAGactttgttttacatttttgtaaatttactatttaatactttaatagaTAGTACATGAGCGACCGagctgtctgtctgttacgctttcacgcctaaatcactgaatcgatttttatgaaatttcgtATAAAGAAAGCTCCAACCCCAAAGTAAGACATAGGCTTTTTGTCTAAAACCTGCCTCTTCTCTAAGACGTGGGCAAAAACGAgttcatatatatgtacatgacTGCTACGTTGGTTTAATGGCCAGTTACAAGTTCTCAGTTCGAGaaatattgggttttctgtcgaacaattctcattagcagcccggagtctggaagtgtgtacacacccTGCCTCGAAAAATACGTGAGCCGTTGGACCTGAGCCTCATTCTGGCTTTGAAACCAGGACCTTGAGAGCTCGGAGAATCACTTAATCGTTTTGTGaaatacgttttttatttttatttcattaatttgtttaaataaattgtgtaaattaaatatctgtATCTTTTTTAACCAGttcaattttcaattcaaaaaccaaaaaattaaaaccaaagtACTTACTAGGTGTGAAGTCAAACGATATGGTGGATGTCGATCCTTTTTTCAGCGAACATTTTTTTGGATTGGTGCACGGGTCGATCCGGACTTCGCTTATATCACACATGGtcactgaaaataaatattataaatagtaagtaAGCAATAGTAAGGAACCGTAAAATACATaagttaaaaatgattttaactattattagttTGATCTATTTAATTAGTatctgtcaaaaaaaaaaaatgtttatcttaATGGCATTTACAAAACTGTTGTGTTCAAAGTATGTTTCccaaaaaaaatcttgataGAATAAAATCCCTAGGCGTAGGAGGTCACTGACATCAAGAAGGCTAAGCATAGGTCTGTCCCGAGTAGccctactttatttttttttattaatttaattaaaaaccaaaattaatATCCCACACAAACATACATTTAAGATTTCGAAACTGCGTCACGTGCTAATAATtcgataaaaaagtatataacttTAACCTCTGGTACGCATGCGTGATTGCGTTACATACCATTCGGTACGATGGCCGATAAGTGACATGCGTTTATCAAAGTTCAACTTCAAGACGATACGATGAAGATTATACATAAACAATTTGAAGAAAGTATA
Coding sequences within it:
- the LOC126769725 gene encoding uncharacterized protein LOC126769725: MSTNFFLIFAVLSALNFVFANVAVFKKCDEVTMCDISEVRIDPCTNPKKCSLKKGSTSTISFDFTPKFSSDKMLTGLFWASDTGDVSFPDLERANACNFTTCPLEAEKENQLNYGLVLGKKLPNGIFDIKWKLWNPDNEKELCCFVTKIELRKNNIINETYSCQNGRTTVPFINCFLKTMDVRLVIFFAFYICVNCEYVNRKFCKDVNLNKCNIHSMKLDPCPDAPGFCLIRRDEPYSLAFDFTPHFEAEKLKFSIFSDETNSGTFDTMVTPPTNACEHVSCPLENNVRQVFDIDFVYTRKAHGKFPLEMRLWNEKDDSEACCLTFNVQMLK